A single Desulfobacterales bacterium DNA region contains:
- a CDS encoding J domain-containing protein — translation PITPWEAALGATITVPTLGGKVQLKIPAGSQGGNKLRLKGRGLSTAKKQGDQIVNLRIVVPEAKTTEQKELYKKMAEIMPTNPRNDLGL, via the coding sequence CCGATTACACCATGGGAAGCGGCCCTGGGCGCAACCATCACCGTGCCCACCCTGGGCGGGAAAGTTCAGCTGAAAATCCCCGCCGGTTCTCAGGGGGGCAACAAGCTGCGACTGAAAGGCCGGGGGCTGTCGACAGCAAAAAAACAGGGCGACCAGATCGTCAACCTACGCATAGTTGTGCCTGAAGCAAAAACAACAGAGCAGAAAGAACTGTATAAGAAGATGGCCGAAATCATGCCGACCAACCCGAGAAATGACCTGGGACTGTAA